From the genome of Arthrobacter sp. SLBN-122:
CAGCCCGGGAGCCCCAGCAGCCACAGCCCGCACCAGAAGCCGGTCCCCAGAAGCGCAAGGAGCGCCAGCACCACGCCCGGCAGCAGGAATGCCGCAGTTTGCGCCGGCGACGGCCACTTCCCGGCGGGGCCGAAGATGCAGATGCCCATCAGAAGGTAGGCCGCGCAATACACCGGCGCCAACGCGTCCGCCGGACCCCAGGACAGCCCGAACAGCAGGACCGTCATGGCGATCACCATGATGCACACCGCGGCGAACGTCCAGGGGCGGCCTTCGCGTGTCATGGTCCACACCCTACCCCGGTGCCGGTGCGACCCCGGCGGTCGACGGCGAAGCCCGGCGGCTTAGGCCGTCTTGCGGGCGGTGGCCGGAAGATGCTGCGCGGGGTCGAACTGGTCGAAGGACGATGCGCCGATCACGAAGATGCCCCGCTGGGGGATCCAGAAGTCGCCCAGCCTTGTCTGGTCAGGCAGCGGCTTGGGGCTGCCGAAGTCCTCCCCTGCGAGCATCGCGGAGCTTCGGGAGATGAACCACATGCGCCTGGGTTTGGCCCGGAAACCCTGCCGGTTGGGCACGCTGCCTTCCAGCCCCAGCCGGCCCGCGCTGAGCATCGGCCCGGCGGTTGAGCCCATGGCCTTCAGGAACGCCTTGCTGGACAGGAGCGTGTTGGGCAGCGCCGTCATGACCGCGCTCATGGCACCGGTCAGTGGTGTGGCCTCCAGCTCAACCTTCCACGTCAGGTCCACGTCCCCGGCGATGGACACGGTGAAGGCATTGTCCGCGCTCCAATCAACGCTCATCTGGCACTGGATTGCGCCCTCCAGGGCAGACCCGAAGTAGCGGGCGCAGGACACTTCGGGAGCTGTGTCCGCGTAGATGGTCCAGGAACCGGCGGGCCGGCGCAGCCACACGGACGTGTAGCCGGGGCCGACGCTGGTGACGGGGAAGCGGCGCAGGGCCAGGACGTAGCCGGAACTGAACGGCAGGCCCATCACGCCGTAGCCGGAAAACTGCTCATCGCCTCCCGGCCCAAGTGCGGCATCCCGTTCAGCGTCAATAACCTGCGCCCGGATGCTCTTCATGGCTTCCCGCCTCCGCCTGGATGGTGGGCTGAGTCTACGCCCGGGCCACCGGAGCTACAACGGAAACCCGGGCCCGGAGGGCATGGGCTATGGCCGCGGTTCCGGGGAGCGCCGGTGCCGGTGGTGGAGCTCGTAGTGGTCGAACACGTCCGAGGAGGTGCTTCCCACATGGCCGAACTTTCCCCGCAGGACTTCGGCCAGGTCCTCCAGCGCCGCGTAGAGCATCCGCCCGGCGAACCGAAGCTCAGGGTTGTCGCTGCCCTGGGCGTCCGACGCCAGCTGGTGGGCGTAGGCGATGGTGGCGGGAAGCGAGCCGCGCTGCTCCACCTCGTGGAAGTAATAGCTCTCGTGGAAGGAAAGAAGATCAATGCTGACGGACGCTACGTTTTCCGCCATCGATTCCAGCAGCCCAGCCGCATGCCGGGCCTCCAGCGAGGCGATCCCGGACGGTCCTGCCGCTTCCCGGAACAGGTTCAACTGGTGGGCGAGCGCGCGCCGGCGGCTCAGGGCGGGATAGGTCTGCAGGATCCACGAGACCGTGGCGGTCAGCAGGCCAAAACCGGCCACGGCCTGGAACGCCATTACCAGCCGGAGCAGCGGGTGCGTGGCCACGATCTCGCCAAATCCCGCGGTAGAGAGGGCCACCAGCGAAATGTACAGTGCCTCGGCAAAGTCAGCCTGCTGGGGCACATCCGCTGAGTAGGAGAACCCGTCGGTCAAATGGGGGAGGTACAGCAGCGCCCACCCCACAGCAGCCAGGGCGGCCCACGCGGCGATGACGGCCGCCATCGCCAGCGGCGCGGCCACCGAAGAGGCCCCGCCCCTGAGCTTCCTGGACAGCAGCCAGAACCCGCGCATGATGGTCCGGCCCACCGGACCCGAGCCGTGGGGGTACAGCAGGGTATGGAACACGTCGGCGACCATCAGCAGAATCAGCGCGGAGCCAACCGCCGTCAGGAGCGCGTCCTCAAAGGTCATGCCTCATCTTAAGTGCCCTGGACCGCAGCCTAAGTGCGCAGGACCTTTGGCCGAGGGGTGGGGCATGGCGGAGGGTACGACGGCGGCGCACGGCTTGGGAGCGTCACTGGTTAGGCTGGCGGAATGGACTTTCAGCTTCGCCAGGCCACGCCCGAGGACGCGGAGGCGGTGGTGCTCATGCAGACGCAGGCGCACGAGGAGTGCTACCCGCACCTGCTTTCAGCGGAATTCTTCCGCCGCCGGAGGGCCAGCGTCCCGGAACGGGTGGAGCGCCGGCGTACGTTCCTGGCCACCGACCAGCCGCGGATCCTCGCCCTGGACGCCAACAACCAGGTTGTGGGCTACGCGGACGCGGGGCCGGGCCGGGATGATGACTCTCCTGAAGCGCTCGAACTCTACTCGATCTACACCCTCCGGCACACCTATGGGACGGGCCTGGGGGCAGCGCTGGTGAGTGCCGCCGTCGGCTCCGGCCCGGCCTATCTTTGGGTGGTGGAGGACAATCCCCGCGCCCTGGCCTTCTACATGAAGCAGGGGTTCCGGCCCGACGGCAAGCACAACACCCTTCCGCCCGAGTGGGAGGCGCTGCCGGAATTCCGGCTGGTCCGGCGCGGCCAGCACTAGCCTTTCGGACGAACCCTGTTTACAGTGTGCGGGCCAGGGCCCGGCCCACGGTCAGGCCGGTAAAGAGGCAGCCGCCCAGAAACGTCCCTTCCAGCGCGTTGTAGCCGTGCGCGCCGCCGCCACCGAAGCCGGCAGCTTCACCGGCGGCGTACAGGCCAGGAATGGGAACGCCGTCATGACCGAGGGCCTGTCCGGACAGGTTGGTCTGGATGCCGCCGAGGGTCTTACGCGTGACCACGTGCAGCCGGACGGCAATCAGCGGACCGGCTGCGGGGTCCAGGATCCGGTGCGGCTTCACTGTGCGGAACAGCCTGTCGCCGAGGTAGCGGCGGCTGTTGCGGATACCGGCGACCTGGATGTCCTTGGAATAGGGGTTGCGGATCTCGGCGTCGCGCTCCTCGATCTGCCGCCGGATCAGTGCCTCATCCAGCAGCGGCACGTCCAACAGAGGCTCGTCGGTCAGCGCGTTCATTCCGCGAACCAGTTCCGCCAGGTTGTCCGCCACCACGAAGTCCGCACCTCGCTCCTTGAAGGCTTCGATGGGGGCGCCGGCGCCGCGGCCCAGCCGGGTCCGGAGCAGCAGCTTGAGGTCAC
Proteins encoded in this window:
- a CDS encoding potassium channel family protein, with translation MTFEDALLTAVGSALILLMVADVFHTLLYPHGSGPVGRTIMRGFWLLSRKLRGGASSVAAPLAMAAVIAAWAALAAVGWALLYLPHLTDGFSYSADVPQQADFAEALYISLVALSTAGFGEIVATHPLLRLVMAFQAVAGFGLLTATVSWILQTYPALSRRRALAHQLNLFREAAGPSGIASLEARHAAGLLESMAENVASVSIDLLSFHESYYFHEVEQRGSLPATIAYAHQLASDAQGSDNPELRFAGRMLYAALEDLAEVLRGKFGHVGSTSSDVFDHYELHHRHRRSPEPRP
- a CDS encoding GNAT family N-acetyltransferase, translated to MDFQLRQATPEDAEAVVLMQTQAHEECYPHLLSAEFFRRRRASVPERVERRRTFLATDQPRILALDANNQVVGYADAGPGRDDDSPEALELYSIYTLRHTYGTGLGAALVSAAVGSGPAYLWVVEDNPRALAFYMKQGFRPDGKHNTLPPEWEALPEFRLVRRGQH